A window of the Bombina bombina isolate aBomBom1 chromosome 3, aBomBom1.pri, whole genome shotgun sequence genome harbors these coding sequences:
- the LOC128651651 gene encoding bombinins BLP-7/H-BO-like, translated as MNFKYIVAVSFLIASTYARSVKNDEQSLSQRDVLEEESLREIRGIGGVLLSAGKSVLQGLAQGLAEHFGKRTAEEHEVMKRLEAAVRDLDSLDYPEEASEKETRGFNQEEIANLYTEKEKRIIGPILGLVGSALGSLLG; from the exons ATGAATTTTAAGTACATAGTTGCAGTGTCCTTTTTAATAGCATCTACATATGCAcgaag tgtaaagAATGATGAACAGTCTCTGAGTCAGAGAGATGTTTTAGAAGAAGAATCACTGAGGGAAATCAGAGGTATAGGAGGAGTCCTCCTAAGTGCTGGTAAATCAGTTTTACAAGGCTTGGCTCAAGGATTGGCTGAGCATTTTGGGAAGAGAACAGCTGAAGAACATGAAGTGATGAAAAGACTGGAAGCCGCAGTGCGTGATCTAGATTCCTTGGATTATCCAGAGGAAGCTTCTGAAAAGGAAACCAGAGGCTTCAATCAAGAGGAGATTGCAAATCTTTATACTGAAAAAGAGAAACGCATTATAGGGCCAATATTAGGTTTGGTTGGTAGTGCACTTGGAAGTTTACTTGGATAG